The DNA sequence CACTATTAACACCAGCTTGACAGGTATTGCTGACAGGGGCGTAGCACCAAATTCTGGGCCACATAAAGAAGCCATTTCAAGTCCCCCTCAACCCCACCTATAACTCCTGTTCATTCAGTTAGTACCAGaggtggtaaatccaggtccagaaagtaaaaaccctgccacagtttgcctttagcccattgtgctagctagctagctccctagcaggtaaatgagcacctggggagctagctagggagctctctagctagcatctggggcttAAGCCAAATTGACTTCTTCGTGTCGtggcaacgccaggtgaaactactctgcgtttatataactacctcaaatcagctgtcctggaaccgaaaacgcagagtttcctctcTCAGTATATGTCAACTcgcttagatttttttaaatctattttgtcGTGTGTTATGTGTTATCCGTATTACGGTTTCAATGTGAGTAACTGTATAACTTCCTGAATCTTTCAAGAGATGTCATGTGGAAAggggcagggtttttaactttctggaatTTGATTCGCCACCTCTGGTTAGTACCCTCGcagaaaaatggatgaatttcATGAATAACAATTTATAAACATGCTTCAAAATGAATGCAGTGTACAAACGTACAAGCCGATCTTTACCACGGCTGCTACCTACATTGCTAGCatgattaattttattaaatttacaaTTTAGTGTTAAGCATTATGTGCAatacctaataaaaaaaaacgtgtgttttttttcttgcattaatgGACTTCTCAGTTTGTAACTGGAAACACTGTAGGCTACTGATAACTAGTGATTTGTAATGGATTGGATCTCATAATATGTGTACACATGGCACCATTTGACAGCACCTGCCGTACCAGATGTCCGCTACAGAGAATATGATACTCCTGTTCCAACTCTGATGCTTCACAGATCACCCAGTACTCTTGACACAATAAGGTAAAAAACAGCAGTCAGACCGTAGCTGTACATGGTTGCTTATAGGAGATGTAATACGAACTTCAGCAGGATATTTTGTATCATCTAACACTGAAAACACTTTCAAtgcaatttaaatgtaaatcatGTGTCCAACAAAACATGATCATGACAATGTCTTTACTTCAAGCTGCCCCAACATTGTGGCCACTTGCACAATCTCATGAGATTTGCCATTTTTGCTAAAGATATTATGCAATTTAGAATGACAATGTAAAAAACGAGGCATCATCTggtgtagaactgcactgcatcatactgagaactgtttttaatattttgattagCTGACATATGCTACATGAGATCGCCAACTACACCCACAATAATTAACATATTGTTGAATTACTGTTGctcattttttgtaaaaaaaaaaatatggtagAGCTTCTTTTTCTTAGATCCCATTAGATCGTGCAAGTGGTCATATTGTATCAGGTCAGTGTGCGTATTGATTGTAAATAGCTAATGCAATACGgttattttcattcttttcatttgacagtttttacCAAGTGTTCGTCCTTCCTATAGAAGGAATTTGGGTGTTTGAATGTTCCTCTCCTGTGAATGGTGAGCCTTCGGGCAAAAGTGGTTCCTCACAGGGACACATTGCAGCTCAAATGCGCAGTAGCCATGTTGGAAAAGAGATTCATTTTACTGTGGGAGACGGTCACTATTATGGAGGCTTCTTTAATGCGCCTCTCGAGAAAGGCAGAAACTACTACATCATCTTGCGTGCTGTCAGTCAGTGGAAAAAGGTAAGTCCAACTGCAGGACAAAAtggaaatactgtatgttgactCAAATactcaaaattattttgttttctgtctTATAGGATTCAAAAAGCTCCTGTGTTATGTGGGCTAAAGTAACAGGTAGTTTCTTAGAATTTAAATTCTGTTGACAGTTAGTGAGCACTATTAACACAATTAACACAATTTCATGTCAccttcattttttaaagtaaatgtcAGGGGTcgttgtactcatctgggcatgcAAGATGTGGAACAAGCTTTAACATTTCAAAGTGTGCGATGCACCTTTTAACAAAGTAAACTATTATTTGGTGCTTGTAAGCATTTGTTACAGTTTAAATACGTGTTGAgcatgttacattttttttataggcacATCCTATATTGTGAAGATTTCCTCATTGAGTGCTGCTGTCTCACTAGGACTAATCGCTCTAGCAGTTTTGCTTGGATGCACTTATACCTGGTAAGGATGGTGCACATGAAAGATGTTTATGTAACAGTCTTCAGTTACTAAAGCATttctttagtgtgtgtgtgtgtgtgtgtgtgtgtgtgtgtgtgtgtgtgtgtgtgtgtgtgtgtgtgtgtgtgtgtgtgtgtgtgtgtgtgtgtgtgtgtgtgtgtgtgtgtacacatactacattgtgaggaccaaaatatgtctttaaccaacagattgaggacattttggccggtcctcgcaactcaagacctctttttgaggggtCAAgtcttggttttagagtttaggtttgaattgggttatggttgaggttcgggtaaggaataggggtaggcaataatttttgatggttggggttaggtgaaGGAAATGCAATATGTcaatggatgtcctcacaattatataagtacatctgtgtgcgtgtgtgtgggtgggtgggttgtttgcgtgcgtgtgttttgttgaatttattttataggGTACTGTATTTTCGGTTCTTATATTGACTGAATTGAAATCACATTAACTGTATGGTAGTTTTCTTTTTGTCACTGTTGGTTTTGCGTGAGTTTTTTGTATGTACTCTACCTTACCTTAATCAATCTTTGCTTAATTCTTTCCCaggtttttcaagaaaaaatgaCTGTCATTTTGTAAATACTTCAGTAATGTTGGCCATTGTTGAGtatttgttgaatgttgaaaataattacatattttttattcacttgTAAGTAATTGTCGTGATGTTGTTTTTCATCTATGTTCACATTTAATGGACAGTTAGGATGGACTTCAACTCCTGTTGATTGTCCACCCGCTCTCAGAATTCCACTTATCTCATGTACTTCTTCAATCTGTATGTTTTAATGTATTAACTAAGCATTTAGTAACAGCCTCACCTTTAATGGTATAAATTGCAACAGTCATTTAATTTCAAGGTTGACAATATTTTGGGGGatgtaaaatgaatggaaaacaaCATATATGTGCTTATACACATAATTAAAATTAGTTAAACGATAATAATGTATCAAttacacaattacaaaaaaattgtacaatcCTGAAAAATCaagaaatgtaataaatattcaatacaaaacatgttttatgttttgacaCTGTTTGTTGTAGATATTATCTAAGTGTAAAATATCACAATTGTTGTCTATGGAATATTTAAGGgaatatttatgtaaaaaagtGAATAAGTTAGTCCTGTATGTATTTGTCCCTTTATGCGCATCTGAATGAATCGCTGTGCAGAATGACGGTTACAATTGTGTGCAATTATACTCCAATGCAAAGAGAGGCGCTGTCTTTTAACatcgacagaaaaaaaatgtgtggtctGAACTTAAGACTCCGAATGCCACCTAACCATCTCCATCTAACGGCAGCCGGAAAGGTGAGGACAGGCCGGGAAGAAGCTGGCCACTACTGTTTTGTTTACGAGGCCACAACCTAAAACATCACAGTGAGTATCTCTATATCATTCAAGCATTCAACTCAATAATAGCTAGCCGTTAGCATAACAGTCCGCTTTAATGCGGAAGTAGGTTAGGCTGAGCCGCTGAACGCTCAAGGAGCAGGACCGAGAAGGCATCATTGTTAGCACGTAGCATCAGCCAGTGTTTTTCATGGTCAGTCAgtttaatttaatgttaaagAAGCAAATTAATATTATTCGTCATTTTGTAGTTTGAAATATGTAACACTGGCAGCATGTCCTTATTTTATTTCGATACATTCCTCAATGTAGTTTGGTTCCACATGATTATTACCATTTTACAATGGTAGTTTGCTTGCTAATAATGTTATTACTCATATTTCTTAGTTTCACTCATCACGAGTATGCATAGAGGGCAAACGTACATAGTCTCTAGTACAGATACCTGTGTAAAAAAGCTAACTCCTtaactcaaatatttttttaagtaggcTATAGACTGAAATGGACAAAAATCAAAACGAATATTTACTTTTGATTAGCTATATTACGCGTTTTGAATTAATAACTATACAGCAACAGACAAACTGCTCTGCACGCAGTATTGCTTATATTGAGAATaagtaaggggggggggggtgatcacTGGACATATCATTGAAACAAGTTATTTCCATACCTTTGCTATTGTTAAATGGCAAACAAAAACTCCTTAATTAGCTAATGACAACTGAAAAATACACCCcaacttttttagttttttttttcagattagactaacccatttttaatattttgaagcTTATGGTGTTGAGGCTGGCACAGAGCATTACGCATTTGCCATAAACTATTCTTGAAGCAGTTTTTGTCTGCTTGATCAGTGAGTCAGTCAAGGTCTTGCAGCAGTTTACTTTACCTCTCTCTTATTTGTTGTTTACCTCGTGTTGTCATCCAGGTTGAAAAAGgttacaaacatatttttgccAATGAAGAGTAACAAGTACACGGAGGGGTTAAAAGTTAAGTTGTCAGGAAAAAtcaatactcaagtactgataACTGACAACCTACTACAGTAACAGTGtttatatttcattatttcCTACATAGTATGTGCATATGTGATCCATTTTGcttaacactttttaaaaattgttccaCCCTGAAAGTATTGTGGTCTTAAACCCGCTTAGTCACTGATGTTGTCTCCAAAATCTAAAATCTaacaaaatctatatttttttctgcactCAGAATAAAATTTATATTGCATATGAAACTGACGATGGAGTTCATATTTGTTCTCAACAGGTGCATTGTTGCCGCCTGTAGCTCACTATGGCCCAGAACCAGGTGATCCTGCAGTTTCACTTTGCCACATATGGTGACTCCATGCTGCAGAAGATGAACCTCCTACGGCACCAGCGACGCTTCTGTGACGTCACTGTACGCATCAACCAGCTTAAAGTCCCCGGTCATAAGGTGGTATTTGCCGCTGGTTCGTCTTTCCTAAGAGACCAGTTCATCCTTCAGCAGGACTCTAACGAAGTGCAGATCACCATGATCCAGGAGGCAAAGGTTGGCCAGCAGCTGCTGCTGTCCTGTTACACGGGCCAACTTGAGTTCCCTGAGCTCGAGCTGGTTAATTACCTGACAGTGGCCAGCTTCCTCCAAATGGGCCACATTGTTGAGCAGTGCACTCAAGCACTAAATAAGTTCATCAAGCCACAGCCTCCCCACAAGCTGGAAGATAACGAGATGAGAAGGGCAAGCAGGGAGGAAGCTTTGAGAGAACAGGAGCACTGCCAGGTGCAGACTGGCCAGAATGTGGAGCCTCTAGAGGATGATATCAGTactgatgatgacgacgacgatgatgatgtcattataCAGCCCAAATCGCCGCCTCAGATGGCCGAGGCACATCCAAGGCACGACATGGGAGACATAAGCATAGTAAAGGTGGAATCCGTAGAGGCTACCTTCCCCAGCGGCTCTCCAGCTGGCCTGCGCTCGCCTGAGCCCCAACATTCCCTCATAAATTCCACCGTGGATACAAGTCGTGGGAGCGAAATGACGGCGCCCCCTAGCATTCCCGACGACACCTTCAGTCCCTCCTCTCCGTCCCATCCTGCAGAGAAACCCAGCGGTCACCAAAGGAACTACGACAAACCTCTTCAGTGGTATCACCAGTGTCCTAAATGCAGCCGTGTCTTCCGGCAGCTGGAAAAATACGCCAACCACCTCAAGATGCACAAGCTCTTCATGTGCCTCCTGTGTGGCAAGACCTTCACGCAGAAGGGCAACTTGCATCGACACATGCGCGTCCATGCGGGCATTAAACCCTTCCAGTGTAAGATCTGCGGGAAGACCTTCACTCAGAAGTGCTCTTTACTGGATCACCTGAACCTGCACAGCGGGGACAAGCCGCACCGCTGTAACTACTGTGACATGATGTTCGCTCACAAGCCTGTTCTCCGTAAGCACCTCAAGCAGATCCACGGGAAGAACAGCTTTGACAACGCAAATGAAGGCAACCTGCACGATGGTGCGCCGGAGGAGAATGACAACACTGGGCCCTTTTTCGTTCACTCCAACAACAATTATGAGACGGACTTAAAGGAcgcatattatggaaaattgacattttaatgtttgtatacatgtacagtacagaTCAAAGGTTTGGACAAacctcattcaatacatttgctttattttcatggctttgcacattgtagattctcaccgaaggcatcaaaactatgactacaactatgacaactagcgagttatgtacttaactcattcagtcccaaaaacgtataaatatgtttttaataatttgtccttcactctcaaaaacgttatttttttttaatgctagagcatacagaaggctttgatccagcttctgacctgaggaggtggcttaaagcaatgatagttattaccaaaaaaaacagccaacaggtggcagcagagtataagagatcagccagggccatgttgcaacaaactatttttgccagtgttttcaacaggtttatgaataatgatgaaatttagctatattctaatgttaattgctgaaaatgaaaatagatacaaatctatatattttttctgatgaaagaagactctaatcttaattatggtaggttccatgtttttatagcaatagaacacaatattctgtgggccttccaaaatcagtcaaaatccagtaaaccagccaggagcgaagggggttgcttctgtgaaaatggctggaagtgaatgagttaacaaaaaaaggtgaaaataaataactagcCACCCTATTCTTTGaatacttttttgcacattcttggcattctctcgatgagcttcaaaaggtagtcagTCACCTGtaagggttttccaacagtatttaaggagttcccagatgTAAGAATGCCTggagtatgcaaaaaagtaaccagagcaaaggatggctatctAAAAAATCTAtgatataaaacatgttttccgtTAAttcacctttcttttttttgttaagtacctAAATCCACATCAGTTAATAGTTTTTataccttcagtgagaatctgcAAAGTAttcagtcatgagaataaagcaaatgcattgaatatgaaagtgtgtccaaacttttggcctgttcTGTAGTTGGGTCAATGTAGTGCCTGACCattcatcaagtgtgaaattaaacaaccaagtaaatctttagttatctgcctatttctgaaaatgtgtctttgagcAAGCTGTTCTGCACTTTTGCGCCACTGTTTCAAAATAGTTCCAAAACCGACCTTACACCAAGTTTCTCAGCTAGTTACATGATCAGCTAGACTGGCTGAAAGAAACactttgacatgacatcataaCAAGGCCAACAGGAAAGCTGAGCTGCAATGTAagaacagattagcattagctaacagtgTCACCACTATTAGCTTCTGATAATAAGGTCTAGCTAAGTTGTTGGGGATATAGCCTAACTATAAACCAATTGAATCTCTATGGGCGTTCACTTTACTTGCGCTAGTGCGAAAGGTAATTGAGGTTTGTTCGAAGCACAGATTAGC is a window from the Vanacampus margaritifer isolate UIUO_Vmar chromosome 3, RoL_Vmar_1.0, whole genome shotgun sequence genome containing:
- the zbtb26 gene encoding zinc finger and BTB domain-containing protein 26, giving the protein MAQNQVILQFHFATYGDSMLQKMNLLRHQRRFCDVTVRINQLKVPGHKVVFAAGSSFLRDQFILQQDSNEVQITMIQEAKVGQQLLLSCYTGQLEFPELELVNYLTVASFLQMGHIVEQCTQALNKFIKPQPPHKLEDNEMRRASREEALREQEHCQVQTGQNVEPLEDDISTDDDDDDDDVIIQPKSPPQMAEAHPRHDMGDISIVKVESVEATFPSGSPAGLRSPEPQHSLINSTVDTSRGSEMTAPPSIPDDTFSPSSPSHPAEKPSGHQRNYDKPLQWYHQCPKCSRVFRQLEKYANHLKMHKLFMCLLCGKTFTQKGNLHRHMRVHAGIKPFQCKICGKTFTQKCSLLDHLNLHSGDKPHRCNYCDMMFAHKPVLRKHLKQIHGKNSFDNANEGNLHDGAPEENDNTGPFFVHSNNNYETDLKDAYYGKLTF